A single window of Ictalurus furcatus strain D&B chromosome 3, Billie_1.0, whole genome shotgun sequence DNA harbors:
- the LOC128605947 gene encoding kelch-like protein 10 isoform X2, translating to MRSVAFGLHKTALCERSSEDMSFERERSADMTMWDVLNEMRLEEELCDVVLRVDEVEFNVHKTILCANSPYFRSLFIRWSSSEQTVYTITNVSPDIMAIIIHYIYTQEIRVTTDNVQALLVMADYLLMRDLVRNCYDFLKAHLSPENCLGIWQYADTYSFRKLQDRAYTYALRHFEDVVRSPSSEFLELNEEQLSGILERDELNVKQEKTAFEALIMWIEHKPDIRIQHIANLLLKVRLALIDLEYFLENIKTHPLVSSSWECRPIIIRTMKAMFYINKVGHNTRYPDPLARPRLPYSILFAVGGLNDRSATNTVETYNSRMDSWKCITSREERVRAYHGTVFLDGFVYVIGGFDGTEYFNSVSKFNPLDRTWNEVSPMNYCRCYVSVAILDGYIYAMGGFEGREWLNTAERYQPSTNQWSLIPSMHEIRSDASATTLLGKIYICGGFNGDMCLFTAECFDPRYDQWTQIERMHVQRSGVGVIALNNEVSAIGGFDGAQRLRCVEAYNPRTNSWRMLASMFNPRSNFGVEVMDGRLYVVGGNIGEDTTSNCEYYDEESNDCALSCCVISGLPNITDYTIAYDDFL from the exons ATGCGGAGTGTagc TTTCGGACTCCATAAAACAGCCCTGTGTGAACGCTCATCAGAAGATATGAGTTTTGAAAGAGAGAGGAGTGCAGACATGACAATGTGGGATGTGCTGAATGAGATGCGGCTGGAAGAGGAGCTATGCGACGTGGTCCTCAGAGTGGACGAGGTGGAATTCAACGTCCACAAGACCATCCTCTGTGCGAACAGCCCATATTTCAG ATCCCTGTTCATCAGATGGAGCAGCTCGGAGCAGACGGTGTACACCATCACGAATGTATCTCCAGACATCATGGCGATTATAATCCACTACATCTACACCCAGGAGATTCGAGTCACCACTGATAATGTGCAGGCTCTGTTGGTCATGGCCGATTACCTGCTCATGCGAGACCTTGTTCGCAACTGCTACGACTTTCTGAAAGCACATCTCAGCCCGGAAAACTGCTTAGGGATTTGGCAGTACGCAGACACTTACTCGTTCAGAAAGCTGCAGGATCGGGCCTACACCTACGCATTGCGTCACTTCGAGGACGTCGTTCGGTCACCGTCCAGTGAGTTCTTGGAGCTGAACGAGGAGCAGCTCAGCGGCATCCTGGAGAGGGATGAGCTGAACGTCAAACAGGAGAAAACAGCGTTCGAAGCTTTAATCATGTGGATCGAGCACAAACCCGACATCCGAATACAGCACATCGCTAACCTGCTGCTGAAG GTAcggctggctctgatagatctGGAATACTTCCTGGAAAATATCAAGACACACCCGCTGGTCAGCAGCTCCTGGGAGTGTCGGCCCATCATCATCCGCACCATGAAGGCCATGTTCTACATTAACAAGGTTGGACACAACACCAGATACCCGGATCCGCTTGCCCGCCCACGGCTCCCGTATTCCATCTTGTTCGCCGTCGGCGGCTTAAACGACAGGTCCGCTACAAACACTGTAGAAACCTACAACTCGAGGATGGACAGCTGGAAGTGCATCACCAGCAGAGAAGAAAGAGTTCGAGCCTATCACGGCACAGTGTTCCTGGACGGTTTTGTGTACGTCATCGGTGGCTTCGACGGCACAGAGTACTTCAACTCGGTGTCCAAGTTCAATCCCCTTGACAGAACCTGGAACGAGGTGTCGCCCATGAACTATTGCCGCTGCTATGTGAGCGTGGCCATACTGGATGGATACATCTACGCAATGGGAGGCTTCGAAGGAAGAGAGTGGCTTAACACGGCTGAACGTTATCAGCCAAGCACCAACCAGTGGAGCCTCATCCCATCCATGCACGAGATACGAAGTGACGCCAGCGCAACGACCTTACTGGGCAAG ATCTACATCTGTGGAGGATTCAACGGCGACATGTGCCTTTTCACGGCCGAGTGTTTCGACCCTCGTTACGATCAGTGGACGCAAATCGAACGGATGCACGTCCAAAGAAGTGGCGTGGGCGTCATCGCTCTTAACAACGAAGTGTCTGCG ATCGGGGGTTTTGATGGAGCCCAACGTCTGCGGTGTGTTGAAGCCTACAACCCTCGTACCAACTCCTGGAGAATGCTTGCCTCCATGTTTAACCCACGAAGCAACTTTGGCGTCGAG gtGATGGATGGCCGCTTGTATGTGGTTGGCGGCAACATCGGCGAAGACACCACATCCAACTGCGAATACTACGACGAAGAGAGCAATGACTG TGCGCTGAGCTGCTGCGTGATTTCCGGGCTTCCCAACATCACCGACTACACCATCGCGTACGATGACTTTCTCTAG
- the LOC128605947 gene encoding kelch-like protein 10 isoform X1, translating into MRSVAFGLHKTALCERSSEDMSFERERSADMTMWDVLNEMRLEEELCDVVLRVDEVEFNVHKTILCANSPYFRSLFIRWSSSEQTVYTITNVSPDIMAIIIHYIYTQEIRVTTDNVQALLVMADYLLMRDLVRNCYDFLKAHLSPENCLGIWQYADTYSFRKLQDRAYTYALRHFEDVVRSPSSEFLELNEEQLSGILERDELNVKQEKTAFEALIMWIEHKPDIRIQHIANLLLKVRLALIDLEYFLENIKTHPLVSSSWECRPIIIRTMKAMFYINKVGHNTRYPDPLARPRLPYSILFAVGGLNDRSATNTVETYNSRMDSWKCITSREERVRAYHGTVFLDGFVYVIGGFDGTEYFNSVSKFNPLDRTWNEVSPMNYCRCYVSVAILDGYIYAMGGFEGREWLNTAERYQPSTNQWSLIPSMHEIRSDASATTLLGKIYICGGFNGDMCLFTAECFDPRYDQWTQIERMHVQRSGVGVIALNNEVSAIGGFDGAQRLRCVEAYNPRTNSWRMLASMFNPRSNFGVEVMDGRLYVVGGNIGEDTTSNCEYYDEESNDWFNVQDMNVFRSALSCCVISGLPNITDYTIAYDDFL; encoded by the exons ATGCGGAGTGTagc TTTCGGACTCCATAAAACAGCCCTGTGTGAACGCTCATCAGAAGATATGAGTTTTGAAAGAGAGAGGAGTGCAGACATGACAATGTGGGATGTGCTGAATGAGATGCGGCTGGAAGAGGAGCTATGCGACGTGGTCCTCAGAGTGGACGAGGTGGAATTCAACGTCCACAAGACCATCCTCTGTGCGAACAGCCCATATTTCAG ATCCCTGTTCATCAGATGGAGCAGCTCGGAGCAGACGGTGTACACCATCACGAATGTATCTCCAGACATCATGGCGATTATAATCCACTACATCTACACCCAGGAGATTCGAGTCACCACTGATAATGTGCAGGCTCTGTTGGTCATGGCCGATTACCTGCTCATGCGAGACCTTGTTCGCAACTGCTACGACTTTCTGAAAGCACATCTCAGCCCGGAAAACTGCTTAGGGATTTGGCAGTACGCAGACACTTACTCGTTCAGAAAGCTGCAGGATCGGGCCTACACCTACGCATTGCGTCACTTCGAGGACGTCGTTCGGTCACCGTCCAGTGAGTTCTTGGAGCTGAACGAGGAGCAGCTCAGCGGCATCCTGGAGAGGGATGAGCTGAACGTCAAACAGGAGAAAACAGCGTTCGAAGCTTTAATCATGTGGATCGAGCACAAACCCGACATCCGAATACAGCACATCGCTAACCTGCTGCTGAAG GTAcggctggctctgatagatctGGAATACTTCCTGGAAAATATCAAGACACACCCGCTGGTCAGCAGCTCCTGGGAGTGTCGGCCCATCATCATCCGCACCATGAAGGCCATGTTCTACATTAACAAGGTTGGACACAACACCAGATACCCGGATCCGCTTGCCCGCCCACGGCTCCCGTATTCCATCTTGTTCGCCGTCGGCGGCTTAAACGACAGGTCCGCTACAAACACTGTAGAAACCTACAACTCGAGGATGGACAGCTGGAAGTGCATCACCAGCAGAGAAGAAAGAGTTCGAGCCTATCACGGCACAGTGTTCCTGGACGGTTTTGTGTACGTCATCGGTGGCTTCGACGGCACAGAGTACTTCAACTCGGTGTCCAAGTTCAATCCCCTTGACAGAACCTGGAACGAGGTGTCGCCCATGAACTATTGCCGCTGCTATGTGAGCGTGGCCATACTGGATGGATACATCTACGCAATGGGAGGCTTCGAAGGAAGAGAGTGGCTTAACACGGCTGAACGTTATCAGCCAAGCACCAACCAGTGGAGCCTCATCCCATCCATGCACGAGATACGAAGTGACGCCAGCGCAACGACCTTACTGGGCAAG ATCTACATCTGTGGAGGATTCAACGGCGACATGTGCCTTTTCACGGCCGAGTGTTTCGACCCTCGTTACGATCAGTGGACGCAAATCGAACGGATGCACGTCCAAAGAAGTGGCGTGGGCGTCATCGCTCTTAACAACGAAGTGTCTGCG ATCGGGGGTTTTGATGGAGCCCAACGTCTGCGGTGTGTTGAAGCCTACAACCCTCGTACCAACTCCTGGAGAATGCTTGCCTCCATGTTTAACCCACGAAGCAACTTTGGCGTCGAG gtGATGGATGGCCGCTTGTATGTGGTTGGCGGCAACATCGGCGAAGACACCACATCCAACTGCGAATACTACGACGAAGAGAGCAATGACTG GTTTAACGTCCAGGACATGAATGTCTTCCGCAGTGCGCTGAGCTGCTGCGTGATTTCCGGGCTTCCCAACATCACCGACTACACCATCGCGTACGATGACTTTCTCTAG
- the LOC128605952 gene encoding uncharacterized protein LOC128605952 isoform X2, which yields MSVVSPHWSADEDSLELHKVLLELEDVEKQICGLLDKQAQLLERRTALETSCASAYTSKVPGILKQDESIGAVVLHAGANDIRLRQTEVLKRDFASLIDTVRGRSPTTKIIISGPLPTYRRGAEKFSRLLALNDWLVSWCNKQNLLFVNWNLFWECPWLFLACTPAASERNCCQTTSPRHYAPSDCIPLLGLRLLLRPTRLHIKP from the exons atGTCAGTTGTTTCTCCACATtggagtgcagatgaggactcgctcgagctgcACAAGGTgctgctggaactggaggatgtggagaaacagatctgcggcctactcgacaagcaggcccagctgctggagcgaagAACcgcgctggaaacatcttgcGCTTCCGCCTAcacatccaag GTACCCGGGATCCTGAAGCAGGATGAGAGCATTGGCGCAGTCGTGCTGCACGCAGGGGCAAACGAcatcaggctgcggcagacggaggttctgaagagggacttcgccAGCCTGATCGAtacggtacgaggcagatcacccaccacGAAGATCATcatctctggacctcttcccacatacagacgtggagctgaaaagttcagtagacttcttgctttgaatgactggttagtttcttggtgtaataaacagaatctgctgtttgttaactggaatctgttctgggagtgTCCTTGGTTGTTtctggcctgcaccccagcagcctcggagcggaactgctgtcagacaacatctccaagacaCTACGCACCAAGTGACTGCATACC attgctgggactacggctgcttctaaggccaaccagacttcatataaaaccataa
- the LOC128605952 gene encoding uncharacterized protein LOC128605952 isoform X1, which produces MRTRSSCTRCCWNWRMWRNRSAAYSTSRPSCWSEEPRWKHLALPPTHPRDHAPKTYPAKVSVTLVPTPLGHPRTLGAPAVKGESHTLSRTSPPAVFEIPTWNCFAAFRQTRPNAVIVGDSIVPGILKQDESIGAVVLHAGANDIRLRQTEVLKRDFASLIDTVRGRSPTTKIIISGPLPTYRRGAEKFSRLLALNDWLVSWCNKQNLLFVNWNLFWECPWLFLACTPAASERNCCQTTSPRHYAPSDCIPLLGLRLLLRPTRLHIKP; this is translated from the exons atgaggactcgctcgagctgcACAAGGTgctgctggaactggaggatgtggagaaacagatctgcggcctactcgacaagcaggcccagctgctggagcgaagAACcgcgctggaaacatcttgcGCTTCCGCCTAcacatccaag ggaccatGCACCCAAGACCTATCCAGCCAAGGTCTCAGTCACGCTGGTGCCGACACCCCTTGGACACCCACGGACCTTGGGTGCACCAGCAGTGAAAGGCGAGAGCCATACCCTGTCAAGGACCTCTCCACCTGCGGTGTTTGAGATCCCAACCTGGAACTGCTTCGCTGCTTTCCGTCAGACCAGACCAAACGCTGTGATTGTCGGAGACTCCATT GTACCCGGGATCCTGAAGCAGGATGAGAGCATTGGCGCAGTCGTGCTGCACGCAGGGGCAAACGAcatcaggctgcggcagacggaggttctgaagagggacttcgccAGCCTGATCGAtacggtacgaggcagatcacccaccacGAAGATCATcatctctggacctcttcccacatacagacgtggagctgaaaagttcagtagacttcttgctttgaatgactggttagtttcttggtgtaataaacagaatctgctgtttgttaactggaatctgttctgggagtgTCCTTGGTTGTTtctggcctgcaccccagcagcctcggagcggaactgctgtcagacaacatctccaagacaCTACGCACCAAGTGACTGCATACC attgctgggactacggctgcttctaaggccaaccagacttcatataaaaccataa